Proteins encoded in a region of the Caldisericaceae bacterium genome:
- a CDS encoding Nif3-like dinuclear metal center hexameric protein, with amino-acid sequence MKLKELYSILNEIAPFFLQEEYDNSGLQFGDWDSEITKILLATDLTQDTVLEAKENLANTMITHHPVMFKPIKSIEKKKNPALFEAITNSINIISFHTNFDLAEEGLNDYFLKILGLKKIKPIIESKENVYKIVTFVPEEYVENVRNALFEANCGHIGKYDRCSFVSKGLGTFRPLEGTNPFIGTQNKEEHVNEFKVEVVVRERDLNKALTELKNAHPYEEPAIDVFKTIFHKNYGIGAISIIDRPIHLKEFIETFKRLTYTKYVRVIGDINKEINKIAVCTGGCSSLIDSIPEDVDLFITGDINYHTAINILEKGITTLDVEHFETEKFFKEALKEKLDQCNLTIDVILSKKEKSPFLLF; translated from the coding sequence ATGAAGCTTAAAGAATTATATTCTATATTGAATGAAATAGCGCCGTTTTTCCTCCAGGAGGAATACGACAATTCTGGTTTACAGTTTGGAGACTGGGATTCTGAGATAACGAAGATACTTTTGGCAACCGATCTAACACAAGACACAGTTTTAGAAGCAAAAGAAAATCTTGCTAATACAATGATTACCCATCACCCCGTCATGTTTAAACCAATAAAATCAATTGAAAAAAAGAAAAACCCAGCTTTATTTGAGGCTATTACCAACAGTATAAACATTATTAGTTTTCACACAAATTTTGATTTGGCAGAAGAAGGTCTCAACGACTATTTTTTAAAAATTCTTGGTCTTAAAAAAATTAAACCCATCATTGAAAGTAAGGAAAACGTTTATAAAATCGTTACCTTTGTGCCTGAAGAATACGTAGAAAATGTTAGAAACGCTTTATTTGAGGCAAATTGCGGGCACATAGGAAAATACGACAGGTGTTCCTTTGTTAGTAAGGGATTAGGCACTTTTCGACCACTTGAAGGCACCAATCCATTTATAGGAACCCAAAACAAAGAAGAACATGTAAATGAATTTAAGGTAGAGGTTGTCGTAAGAGAAAGAGACCTAAATAAGGCACTTACTGAATTAAAAAATGCCCATCCATACGAAGAGCCTGCGATAGATGTATTCAAAACTATTTTTCATAAGAACTACGGGATTGGAGCAATTTCAATTATAGATCGACCAATTCATTTAAAAGAATTTATAGAAACGTTTAAACGCCTTACATACACAAAATACGTAAGAGTAATAGGAGATATAAATAAAGAAATTAATAAGATTGCAGTATGCACAGGTGGATGTAGTTCTCTTATAGATTCAATCCCAGAAGATGTTGACTTATTTATAACAGGAGATATTAATTACCATACTGCTATTAATATTTTAGAAAAAGGCATTACAACTTTAGATGTAGAGCACTTTGAAACTGAAAAATTCTTTAAAGAGGCATTAAAAGAAAAACTCGACCAATGCAATTTAACAATTGATGTTATACTATCCAAAAAAGAAAAATCTCCTTTTTTACTATTTTAA
- a CDS encoding YebC/PmpR family DNA-binding transcriptional regulator: MSGHSKWHNIQARKSVQDAKRGRLFTKLTKEIIIAARAGGGNPDTNARLRNAIEKAKSLGMPMDNIKKAIMRGTGELPGVSYEEYTYEAYGPGGTAFIIKISTDNKNRTIAELRKIFSNYGGGLAENGAVSWNFETKGQIELEDAQGLSFDDLFMVIADVGAEDLKEEDGAFTIYTAAQELDKVQTALEEKGFKIKEAGLVMVPKTLVKVTGDDAIRVVKLSDELENHDDVQDYFTNYDIDEEELKEIAEKIGS, from the coding sequence ATGTCAGGACATTCTAAATGGCATAATATTCAGGCAAGAAAAAGTGTTCAAGATGCTAAGAGAGGTAGATTATTCACAAAATTAACCAAGGAAATCATTATTGCAGCAAGAGCTGGTGGGGGAAACCCTGATACCAATGCAAGATTGAGAAATGCAATTGAAAAGGCAAAAAGCCTTGGTATGCCGATGGACAACATCAAAAAGGCGATCATGAGAGGAACTGGAGAACTTCCTGGTGTTTCATACGAAGAATATACCTACGAAGCATACGGGCCAGGGGGGACTGCCTTTATAATTAAAATTTCAACAGACAATAAAAACAGAACAATTGCAGAACTAAGAAAAATCTTCTCTAACTACGGTGGAGGACTTGCAGAAAATGGCGCTGTATCATGGAACTTTGAAACAAAAGGGCAAATAGAATTGGAAGATGCCCAAGGTTTAAGTTTTGATGATCTTTTTATGGTCATAGCTGACGTAGGAGCAGAAGACCTTAAAGAAGAAGATGGTGCCTTTACCATTTATACAGCAGCACAGGAACTTGACAAAGTGCAAACTGCGCTTGAAGAAAAAGGGTTCAAGATAAAAGAAGCAGGACTTGTTATGGTCCCAAAAACTCTTGTAAAAGTAACCGGAGACGATGCAATAAGAGTAGTCAAATTATCAGATGAGCTCGAAAACCACGACGACGTGCAAGACTACTTTACAAATTACGATATTGACGAAGAAGAACTTAAAGAAATAGCTGAAAAAATTGGCTCATAG
- the pdxT gene encoding pyridoxal 5'-phosphate synthase glutaminase subunit PdxT: protein MKIGVLALQGAVSEHISMLKTLGVDAIPVKSKKDFDNIDGLIIPGGESTTMGRIITKFSLDEVLKEKIENGLPVYGTCAGMILLAKRIENYEQPSLDVLDITVVRNAFGRQTDSMEIDLEVKDLDTPFHAIFIRAPVAKDLGKDVISLAEVEEGAVFVRQNNIFASAFHPELGKDPRIHKMFIEYINKSKI, encoded by the coding sequence ATGAAAATAGGAGTTTTAGCTTTACAAGGAGCAGTATCAGAACATATAAGTATGCTTAAAACCCTTGGGGTTGATGCAATTCCTGTAAAAAGTAAAAAAGATTTTGATAACATTGACGGCTTGATTATACCTGGTGGCGAAAGCACCACTATGGGAAGGATTATAACAAAGTTTAGTCTTGATGAAGTTTTAAAGGAAAAAATTGAAAATGGACTTCCCGTATATGGAACATGTGCTGGGATGATACTTTTAGCTAAAAGAATTGAAAATTACGAGCAGCCTTCATTAGATGTTTTAGATATAACAGTTGTAAGAAATGCCTTCGGAAGACAAACAGATAGTATGGAGATCGACTTAGAGGTAAAAGATTTAGACACTCCTTTCCATGCAATCTTTATAAGAGCCCCTGTTGCAAAAGATCTTGGAAAGGATGTGATTTCTCTTGCAGAAGTTGAAGAAGGTGCAGTGTTTGTTAGGCAAAATAATATTTTTGCATCGGCCTTTCATCCAGAGTTAGGAAAAGATCCAAGAATACACAAAATGTTTATAGAATACATTAACAAATCTAAAATTTAG
- the rplJ gene encoding 50S ribosomal protein L10, whose protein sequence is MKREEKRKILDEIKEQLAKINSATVMFVDFKSIKANEIASLRKSFKSGEAYIYYRVVKNNLLKLACKELGISVGDNVFKGNVALVISSIDSTELAKKFVEAKAADETPLFELKGGFVEGKYLAGKELVELSKLPPKPVIVGKLLYLINSPIQRLVTVLSKPERDLVTVLNQIKDKKESLAA, encoded by the coding sequence ATGAAGCGCGAGGAAAAAAGAAAGATCCTTGATGAAATTAAAGAGCAGCTTGCAAAAATTAATAGCGCTACCGTAATGTTTGTTGATTTTAAAAGTATTAAGGCAAATGAAATTGCTTCTCTAAGAAAGAGCTTTAAAAGTGGTGAAGCCTATATTTACTATAGAGTTGTTAAAAACAATCTTTTAAAGCTTGCATGCAAAGAATTGGGTATTTCTGTTGGCGACAATGTCTTCAAGGGTAATGTCGCTCTTGTTATTTCTTCTATTGATTCAACTGAACTTGCAAAGAAATTTGTAGAAGCAAAAGCGGCAGATGAGACTCCACTTTTTGAATTAAAAGGAGGTTTTGTTGAAGGTAAGTATCTTGCAGGTAAAGAACTTGTTGAGCTTTCAAAACTTCCACCAAAACCTGTTATTGTTGGAAAATTACTCTATCTTATAAATTCACCAATTCAAAGACTTGTAACAGTGCTTTCAAAACCAGAGAGAGATTTGGTTACTGTTTTAAACCAAATTAAAGATAAAAAAGAAAGTTTAGCAGCATAA
- the glgC gene encoding glucose-1-phosphate adenylyltransferase gives MQIEKDVFAYVLAGGKGERLYPLTKKRAKPAVPFGGKFRIIDFVLSNCVNSGIKRIAVATQYKAWSLRRHIALGWNFLNVRFNEYIVDVPPQQIAGEKWYLGTGDAVFQNLYFIEQEKPKIVLVLSSDHIYKMDYRDLIKTHIENNADITLSALVIDKELSSSFGIIEANSNGKITNFKEKPKDPPVLKDNPNKCLASMGIYVFKPEVLVELLIHDAEVKTSSHDFGKDIIPYAIHHGYNVYAHKFINKDGSFGYWQDVGTINAFYLANMDILSANPKIDLFDRSWPIYTNSRQFPPCKITEAYENGELIESKVENSIIGEGSIISGAQVKNSVLFYNVKVKAGSEIEDSIIFPGVRIGKNVKIKKAIIDKNVNIPDNIKIGYNPDFDKKYFYVTQTNIVVIERDFTFSKKFYGEESNV, from the coding sequence ATGCAAATAGAAAAAGATGTTTTTGCGTATGTTCTTGCAGGTGGAAAAGGGGAAAGGCTTTATCCTCTTACAAAGAAAAGAGCAAAACCTGCTGTGCCTTTTGGTGGAAAATTCAGAATAATTGATTTTGTTCTAAGTAATTGCGTAAACTCAGGAATTAAAAGAATTGCTGTCGCAACACAATACAAAGCCTGGTCATTGAGAAGACACATTGCCCTCGGGTGGAATTTTCTTAACGTCCGTTTTAATGAGTACATAGTTGATGTCCCTCCCCAACAAATTGCAGGAGAAAAATGGTATTTGGGAACGGGAGATGCGGTTTTTCAAAATCTTTACTTTATTGAGCAAGAAAAACCAAAAATTGTTTTAGTGCTTTCTTCAGACCATATATACAAAATGGATTATAGAGATCTCATTAAAACACACATTGAAAACAATGCGGATATAACGCTCTCAGCCTTGGTGATAGACAAAGAACTATCAAGTAGCTTTGGGATAATTGAAGCAAATTCAAACGGAAAAATAACCAACTTTAAAGAAAAACCAAAAGATCCACCAGTGCTAAAGGACAACCCTAACAAATGCCTTGCCTCAATGGGCATTTATGTTTTTAAACCAGAAGTTCTTGTAGAACTACTCATACACGATGCAGAAGTTAAAACATCTTCACATGATTTTGGGAAAGACATAATTCCATATGCAATACATCATGGTTACAACGTATACGCGCACAAATTTATTAACAAAGATGGTAGTTTTGGTTATTGGCAAGATGTTGGAACTATAAATGCTTTTTATCTTGCAAATATGGATATCCTTTCGGCGAATCCTAAAATTGATTTGTTTGATAGAAGCTGGCCAATTTACACTAATTCTAGACAATTTCCTCCTTGTAAAATCACAGAAGCGTATGAGAATGGAGAACTTATTGAAAGTAAAGTCGAGAATTCAATAATAGGTGAAGGTTCAATTATAAGTGGTGCTCAGGTAAAAAACTCCGTATTGTTCTATAATGTAAAAGTAAAAGCAGGAAGCGAAATAGAAGATTCTATTATTTTCCCAGGAGTTCGAATTGGCAAGAATGTAAAGATTAAAAAAGCAATAATCGACAAAAATGTAAATATTCCTGACAATATAAAAATTGGCTATAATCCTGACTTTGATAAAAAATACTTCTACGTTACACAAACAAATATTGTCGTTATCGAAAGGGATTTTACTTTTTCCAAAAAATTTTATGGAGAGGAGAGTAATGTATGA
- the rplA gene encoding 50S ribosomal protein L1 yields the protein MKRGKRYLELLKKVDKAKAYSIDEAINTVVNLKSAKFDETVEVTYALNVDPKQADQNIRGVITLPHGTGKSVRVLVFATADKAQEAKDANADYVGGEDLIQKIEKEGFLDFDVALATPDMMRPLGRIAKILGPRKLMPSPKSGTVTMDIYNAVKEFKAGKIEFRVDKTGVLHSVIGKSSFTPDQLKENLLAFNSAVVKSRPASVRGQFIKKVYLSLTMSPAIKVNVNELLKA from the coding sequence GTGAAAAGAGGAAAAAGGTATTTAGAGTTATTGAAGAAAGTTGACAAAGCAAAGGCTTATTCCATTGATGAAGCAATTAATACTGTGGTAAATTTAAAAAGTGCAAAATTCGATGAAACTGTTGAAGTTACCTATGCATTGAATGTTGATCCTAAACAAGCTGATCAGAACATTAGAGGAGTTATTACCCTTCCTCATGGCACTGGTAAAAGTGTAAGAGTGCTTGTTTTTGCAACAGCCGATAAGGCTCAAGAGGCTAAAGATGCTAATGCTGATTATGTAGGTGGGGAAGATCTAATCCAGAAAATTGAAAAAGAAGGTTTTTTGGATTTTGATGTTGCACTTGCTACCCCCGATATGATGAGACCACTCGGAAGAATTGCTAAAATATTAGGTCCAAGGAAACTTATGCCAAGTCCAAAATCTGGCACTGTAACGATGGATATCTACAATGCTGTAAAAGAGTTTAAGGCCGGTAAAATTGAATTTAGGGTTGATAAAACAGGAGTATTACATTCGGTGATTGGAAAATCGTCTTTTACTCCTGACCAATTGAAAGAAAATTTGTTAGCTTTTAATTCCGCAGTTGTTAAATCTAGACCTGCTTCAGTTCGTGGCCAGTTTATTAAGAAGGTTTACCTTTCACTTACAATGTCACCTGCAATTAAGGTGAATGTAAACGAGCTTTTGAAGGCTTAG
- the ruvB gene encoding Holliday junction branch migration DNA helicase RuvB yields the protein MHKNIRPKSLEEFIGQDKIINSLKIAIQASKTRDDHLDHILFYGPPGLGKTTLAKIIADEIGVSLKYTTGPSIEKVGDLAGILVNMTPNDILFIDEIHRIPKPVEEVLYSAMEDFKLPIVSGSKRSAHTITINLQPFTLIGATTRFGMLSPPLRDRFGIIFHLELYSEEEIKKIVLRASSILEIDIDEESAYEIGLRARGTPRIAIQLLKRVRDFSLTQGNKKIDKEITLKAFESLNIDKNGLNEIDRKYLKTLFKNFNSGPAGIEAIATSMGEDKGTIEEIVEPYLIKINFIVRTPKGRMLTQSAKEYLNIKEKDTLF from the coding sequence ATGCATAAGAATATTAGACCAAAATCCTTAGAGGAATTTATAGGGCAAGATAAAATAATCAATAGTTTAAAAATAGCGATACAGGCATCGAAAACAAGGGACGACCATTTGGACCATATCCTCTTTTATGGACCACCTGGTTTAGGCAAAACTACACTTGCTAAAATTATTGCAGATGAGATTGGTGTATCTCTTAAATATACAACAGGACCATCAATTGAAAAAGTAGGTGACCTTGCTGGTATTCTTGTAAACATGACCCCAAATGATATACTCTTCATTGATGAGATTCATAGAATTCCAAAACCTGTAGAAGAAGTTTTATACTCTGCAATGGAAGATTTTAAATTACCAATTGTATCAGGATCAAAAAGAAGTGCCCATACAATCACAATTAACTTGCAACCTTTTACATTAATAGGGGCAACAACACGTTTTGGAATGCTTTCCCCACCATTAAGAGATCGATTTGGGATTATTTTCCATCTTGAACTTTATTCAGAGGAAGAAATTAAAAAAATAGTTTTAAGAGCATCTTCCATACTTGAAATTGATATAGATGAAGAAAGTGCCTATGAAATAGGTTTAAGAGCAAGAGGAACTCCAAGAATTGCAATACAACTTTTAAAAAGGGTAAGAGACTTTTCACTAACACAAGGTAACAAAAAAATTGATAAAGAAATAACACTCAAGGCGTTCGAAAGCCTTAATATAGATAAAAACGGCCTAAATGAAATAGATAGAAAGTATTTAAAAACTCTATTTAAAAATTTTAACAGTGGACCCGCAGGAATAGAAGCAATCGCAACTTCAATGGGAGAAGATAAAGGCACAATAGAAGAAATCGTGGAGCCATACCTTATAAAGATCAACTTCATTGTTCGAACACCAAAAGGGAGAATGCTAACGCAATCCGCAAAAGAATACCTCAACATAAAAGAAAAAGATACACTATTTTAA
- the rplL gene encoding 50S ribosomal protein L7/L12, translating into MTKEEIIEAIEKMSVLELSELVKALEEKFGVTAAVPMAAMPMGGAAPQAAQEEKTEFDVVLVGFDAQKKINVIKIVRENLGLGLKESKDLVEAAEKEPQKIKEALPKKDAEELKKKFEEAGAKIELK; encoded by the coding sequence ATGACTAAAGAAGAAATTATTGAAGCAATTGAAAAAATGAGTGTATTAGAGCTTTCAGAGTTAGTAAAAGCTCTCGAAGAGAAGTTTGGTGTAACAGCAGCAGTTCCAATGGCAGCAATGCCAATGGGTGGGGCAGCTCCACAAGCAGCACAAGAAGAAAAGACAGAATTTGATGTAGTTCTTGTTGGTTTTGACGCCCAAAAGAAGATCAATGTTATTAAAATTGTAAGAGAGAATCTTGGATTAGGGCTTAAAGAGTCAAAGGATCTAGTTGAAGCAGCAGAAAAAGAGCCACAGAAGATTAAAGAAGCTCTTCCAAAGAAAGATGCAGAAGAATTAAAGAAGAAGTTCGAAGAAGCAGGAGCAAAGATCGAGTTAAAGTAG
- a CDS encoding DUF4912 domain-containing protein, which produces MKKTENLNKLTRKELLNLAKVLGIKKRTNMKKEELIKAIKNTRKAIEEIKKLEDELKKKVKKTNEEHIIALAKEPEYVFVNWETEKVGEGVIRVLENDIEKFSIPVNLKEGKSYFKVEEDKEVKVELGIIDKKGKFEKLLDSNKVLVPTSKQTFGTSTFKNLASLKKAREGKIKQEEMNKYIEQEEKTRKELKYLRFGKEEK; this is translated from the coding sequence ATGAAAAAAACTGAAAACTTAAATAAACTAACAAGAAAAGAACTTTTAAATCTTGCAAAAGTTTTAGGTATTAAGAAAAGAACTAATATGAAAAAAGAGGAATTAATTAAAGCTATTAAAAATACAAGAAAAGCAATTGAAGAAATTAAAAAATTAGAAGACGAACTTAAAAAGAAAGTTAAAAAAACAAATGAAGAGCATATCATTGCTCTTGCAAAAGAACCGGAATACGTATTTGTAAACTGGGAAACAGAAAAAGTTGGCGAAGGAGTAATTAGAGTTTTAGAAAATGATATTGAAAAATTTTCTATTCCCGTTAATTTAAAAGAGGGGAAAAGCTACTTTAAGGTAGAAGAAGACAAAGAAGTGAAGGTAGAATTAGGAATAATAGATAAAAAAGGAAAATTTGAAAAGTTATTAGACTCAAACAAAGTATTAGTTCCAACTTCTAAACAAACTTTTGGAACATCCACTTTTAAAAACTTGGCTTCTCTTAAAAAGGCAAGAGAAGGAAAAATTAAGCAAGAAGAGATGAACAAATATATAGAACAAGAAGAAAAAACAAGAAAAGAGTTAAAATACCTAAGGTTCGGGAAGGAAGAGAAATGA
- a CDS encoding HDIG domain-containing protein: MLTREESFKLLKEHVHDENLIKHMLATEAIMRALAKKFNEDEDKWGIAGLLHDIDYEQTKDNPELHSKIGAETLKNLGFEEDIVHAVLAHNERHGVERISLLDKALWVSDPITGFIIAVALVRPDKKLASVELSSMKKKFKEKSFAAGADREQIKACENELGISLDEFFILSLEALKGISVDLGL, encoded by the coding sequence ATGCTTACAAGAGAGGAAAGTTTTAAATTGCTTAAAGAGCACGTACACGATGAGAATCTCATAAAACACATGCTTGCAACTGAAGCTATTATGAGAGCCTTGGCAAAAAAGTTTAACGAAGATGAAGATAAATGGGGCATTGCTGGATTATTGCACGACATTGATTACGAGCAAACAAAGGATAACCCAGAATTACATAGTAAAATTGGAGCAGAAACCCTTAAGAATCTTGGTTTTGAGGAAGATATAGTCCACGCTGTGCTTGCACACAATGAAAGACATGGAGTTGAAAGAATTAGTCTCCTTGATAAAGCCTTATGGGTAAGCGATCCTATTACAGGTTTTATCATAGCAGTAGCATTAGTTCGCCCAGACAAAAAATTGGCCTCAGTTGAATTAAGCTCAATGAAGAAAAAATTCAAAGAGAAAAGTTTTGCAGCTGGTGCAGATAGAGAGCAGATAAAAGCATGTGAAAATGAATTAGGGATCTCGCTAGATGAATTCTTCATACTTTCTCTTGAAGCTTTAAAAGGCATAAGCGTAGATTTGGGGTTATGA
- a CDS encoding DUF1957 domain-containing protein produces the protein MKGYLAIVLHTHLPFVKHPEEEFFMEENWLYEAIVESYLPLLYNFYKLRDEGVNFHLTMSLTPPLTNMLLDKLLMLRFERFVNLRINLIKDLLKEKNGKEKENLLFYKDRFEILYNFYKNTLKGNVLNGFKELQDQGFLEIITCTATHEILPLEVHDKIKEVQVEVGILNYKNIFGKNPKGIWLGECAYAPPVDEILAKYGIEYTILDAHGLIFAKPKAFYGISAPIVSKSTVAFFGRDPEASKQVWSAQEGYPGDFNYREFYKDIVYDINEKLVKKYIHPDLLRFDSGIKIHKITGKVRLHEKELYDRKKAMEMVEIHAGNYMFNREKQIEYLSSIMDRKPIIVAPFDTELFGHWWFEGPEFLSELFRKIDKYSSVIKTTTLSKYLEEYDTYQVAEPAISSWGDGGYFKVWLNDNNDWIYSNLYIIGKKMIEIANKIDKPKNDLQRRALNMLARELLLAESSDWAFLITVGTAINYATERENFHINAFNKLYNEIVNDNIDEQFLTFLENRDSIFNFLDYTIFR, from the coding sequence ATGAAAGGCTATCTTGCGATAGTTTTGCATACACACTTACCTTTTGTAAAACATCCAGAAGAAGAATTTTTTATGGAGGAAAACTGGCTTTACGAAGCTATCGTTGAAAGCTACCTTCCTTTGCTTTATAACTTCTATAAATTAAGAGACGAAGGAGTTAATTTTCATCTTACGATGTCTCTAACGCCTCCTCTTACAAATATGCTCCTTGACAAACTATTAATGCTTAGATTTGAAAGATTTGTAAACTTAAGAATTAATCTAATTAAAGACCTTTTGAAGGAAAAAAACGGAAAAGAAAAAGAAAACTTACTTTTTTATAAGGATAGATTTGAAATCCTATACAATTTCTATAAGAACACTCTTAAAGGAAATGTCCTAAATGGCTTTAAGGAACTACAAGACCAAGGATTTTTAGAAATTATTACCTGCACTGCAACTCATGAGATTCTTCCCCTTGAAGTGCACGATAAAATCAAAGAAGTGCAAGTAGAAGTTGGTATTTTAAACTACAAAAACATATTTGGGAAAAACCCAAAAGGTATTTGGCTTGGTGAATGTGCATATGCCCCACCTGTAGATGAAATTCTTGCAAAATATGGAATAGAATACACCATTCTTGATGCGCATGGACTAATTTTTGCAAAACCAAAGGCATTCTATGGGATATCAGCACCAATTGTAAGCAAATCAACTGTTGCATTTTTTGGAAGAGACCCCGAGGCATCAAAACAAGTTTGGAGTGCGCAGGAAGGATACCCAGGAGATTTTAACTACAGAGAATTTTACAAAGATATAGTCTATGATATAAATGAAAAATTAGTGAAAAAATACATACACCCTGATTTATTGAGATTTGATTCAGGAATAAAAATTCATAAAATCACGGGAAAAGTCAGACTTCATGAAAAAGAATTATACGATAGAAAAAAAGCAATGGAAATGGTTGAGATCCATGCAGGAAACTACATGTTTAACAGAGAAAAACAAATTGAATATCTTTCTAGCATTATGGACAGAAAACCTATTATCGTTGCACCGTTTGATACCGAGCTTTTCGGTCATTGGTGGTTTGAAGGTCCAGAGTTTTTAAGTGAACTCTTTAGAAAAATTGATAAATACTCATCTGTAATAAAAACAACAACACTGTCAAAATATCTTGAGGAATATGATACCTACCAAGTTGCTGAACCAGCCATATCTTCTTGGGGAGATGGAGGATATTTCAAGGTTTGGTTGAATGACAATAACGATTGGATATACTCAAATCTGTACATAATCGGAAAAAAGATGATTGAGATTGCAAATAAAATTGACAAACCTAAAAATGATCTACAAAGAAGGGCTTTAAATATGCTTGCAAGAGAACTACTTCTTGCGGAAAGTTCAGATTGGGCGTTTCTTATTACAGTTGGGACTGCAATAAACTACGCAACTGAAAGAGAAAATTTTCATATTAACGCATTTAACAAACTTTACAATGAAATTGTTAATGACAACATAGACGAACAATTTTTAACATTCCTTGAAAATAGAGACAGTATTTTTAATTTCTTAGATTATACAATTTTTAGATAG
- the ruvC gene encoding crossover junction endodeoxyribonuclease RuvC, with the protein MAHRDTPFSVIGIDPGIATTGFAILKKDKDNITVLKYGTIETTKGTHLGERLKIIYLSIKNILEEYPIDFVAIEKIFFNTNLKTVVSVSEARGIILLAAEEYGKKVYEYTPLEAKKNILGNGRATKQEIQISLKQILNLEKIPKPDDAADAIAIALCHIYSYNYLVEAEDD; encoded by the coding sequence TTGGCTCATAGAGATACTCCTTTTTCGGTCATTGGCATCGACCCAGGTATTGCAACAACAGGCTTTGCAATTCTTAAAAAAGATAAGGATAACATTACAGTATTAAAATACGGAACAATTGAGACTACTAAAGGTACTCATTTAGGTGAGCGCCTTAAGATTATTTACTTATCTATTAAAAATATTTTAGAGGAATACCCTATTGATTTTGTTGCAATAGAAAAAATATTTTTTAATACAAACCTAAAAACGGTTGTAAGTGTTAGTGAAGCAAGAGGAATTATTCTTTTAGCCGCAGAAGAATACGGTAAAAAAGTTTACGAGTATACACCGCTTGAAGCTAAGAAAAATATTTTAGGTAATGGTAGAGCAACCAAACAGGAGATACAAATATCCTTAAAACAAATCCTAAACTTAGAAAAGATTCCAAAACCTGATGATGCAGCAGATGCAATTGCAATTGCATTATGCCACATTTATTCTTATAATTATCTTGTAGAGGCAGAAGATGATTAG